The following coding sequences are from one Thermostaphylospora chromogena window:
- a CDS encoding fumarate reductase/succinate dehydrogenase flavoprotein subunit translates to MDIPPIDDRLHLDCDVLVVGGGTAGTMAAITAAERGARVLVVEKAHVRHSGALAMGMDGVNNAVIPGKATPEEYVAEITRANDGVVNQKTIYQTATRGYAMVRRLERYGVKFEKDEYGEYAVRKVHRSGSYVLPMPEGKDIKKVLYRVLRRRDIRERVRIENRLMPVRVLTAGGRAVGVAGFHTRSGRFATVSAGAVILATGACGRLGLPASGYLYGTYENPTNAGDGYAMAYHAGAELSGIECFQINPLIKDYNGPACAYVANPFGGYQVNNRGERFVDSDYWSGQMMAEVKRELDSARGPIYLKLTHLPEESLAALENILHSTERPTRGIFHAGRGHDYRTHDVEMHISEIGLCSGHSASGVWVDEHGATTVPGLYAAGDLACVPHNYMIGAFVFGDLAGEHAAAHHVEPPFELPEDQVAAAHELIYRPLRNPDGPPQQQVEYKLRRFVNDYVAPPKTASKLEIALETFERMRGEIASMGARTPHELMRCAEVDFIRDCAEMAARASLTRTESRWGLYHDRADLPERDDARWLFHLNLRKRADGVMEFIKRPVEPYLVPVPEFQPVPGEPVVIAEHARVAAAKAATVRKERAVVGRSPRILELNRLAEEQPDLERLAPYLADEDPKVRRAAIATLTETVPEGVGPALAAALGDGHGTVRRAAAAGLRELVEVLPRSDELRDGLVERAGSSDPVVRATVLDVLRALRLGTRELFTAGVNDADHRVRIEGIRGLVSLDDAEAVAAAAVDPSREVRVWVAKGLGLIGKPSPALATLAADPDPLVRAAALEASGETGAPLVELAQIALSDPAWQVRVGAARCLAAADPRTAVGPVAAVLTDDNLDVRKAAAITLSRWVSWPEAEAALQSALADPDADVRAYARRALRSSAVGEREAGEEARP, encoded by the coding sequence GTGGACATCCCCCCGATCGACGACCGCCTGCACCTCGACTGCGACGTGCTCGTGGTCGGTGGCGGCACCGCCGGCACCATGGCCGCGATCACCGCCGCCGAGCGGGGAGCGCGGGTGCTCGTGGTGGAGAAGGCCCACGTACGGCACAGCGGGGCCCTCGCCATGGGAATGGACGGCGTGAACAACGCGGTCATCCCCGGCAAAGCCACCCCCGAGGAGTACGTCGCCGAGATCACGCGGGCGAACGACGGCGTGGTCAACCAGAAGACGATCTACCAGACCGCCACCCGGGGCTATGCGATGGTCCGCCGTCTGGAACGGTACGGGGTGAAGTTCGAGAAGGACGAGTACGGCGAGTACGCCGTGCGCAAGGTCCACCGCTCCGGCAGCTACGTGCTGCCGATGCCGGAAGGCAAGGACATCAAGAAGGTCCTGTACCGGGTGCTCCGGCGGCGCGACATCCGGGAGCGGGTCCGCATCGAGAACCGTCTCATGCCCGTGCGCGTCCTCACCGCGGGCGGCCGGGCCGTGGGCGTGGCCGGGTTCCACACCCGCAGCGGGCGGTTCGCGACGGTGTCGGCGGGCGCGGTCATCCTCGCCACGGGCGCCTGCGGCCGGCTCGGCCTGCCCGCGAGCGGTTACCTCTACGGCACCTACGAGAACCCCACCAACGCGGGCGACGGCTACGCGATGGCGTACCACGCGGGCGCGGAGCTGAGCGGCATCGAGTGCTTCCAGATCAACCCGCTGATCAAGGACTACAACGGCCCGGCGTGCGCCTACGTGGCCAACCCGTTCGGCGGCTACCAGGTCAACAACCGGGGCGAGCGGTTCGTCGACTCCGACTACTGGTCCGGCCAGATGATGGCCGAGGTCAAGCGTGAGCTGGACAGCGCCCGCGGGCCCATCTACCTGAAACTCACCCACCTGCCCGAGGAGAGCCTGGCCGCCCTGGAGAACATCCTGCACTCCACGGAACGGCCCACCCGCGGCATCTTCCACGCCGGCCGGGGCCACGACTACCGCACGCACGACGTGGAGATGCACATCTCCGAGATCGGCCTGTGCAGCGGCCACTCGGCCTCCGGCGTGTGGGTGGACGAGCACGGGGCGACCACCGTGCCGGGACTGTACGCGGCCGGGGACCTCGCCTGCGTCCCGCACAACTACATGATCGGCGCCTTCGTCTTCGGCGACCTCGCCGGCGAGCACGCCGCCGCCCACCACGTGGAGCCACCGTTCGAGCTGCCGGAAGACCAGGTCGCCGCCGCGCACGAACTCATCTACCGGCCCCTGCGCAACCCCGACGGCCCACCGCAGCAGCAGGTCGAGTACAAGCTGCGCCGCTTCGTCAACGACTACGTCGCGCCGCCGAAGACCGCGAGCAAACTGGAGATCGCGCTGGAGACCTTCGAGCGCATGCGCGGGGAGATCGCGTCGATGGGAGCGCGCACCCCGCACGAGCTGATGCGCTGCGCCGAGGTCGACTTCATCCGCGACTGCGCCGAGATGGCGGCCAGGGCCTCCCTGACCCGGACCGAGAGTCGGTGGGGTCTCTACCACGACCGCGCCGACCTGCCCGAGCGGGACGACGCGCGGTGGCTGTTCCACCTGAACCTGCGCAAGCGCGCGGACGGCGTCATGGAGTTCATCAAGCGCCCGGTCGAGCCGTACCTCGTCCCGGTTCCGGAATTCCAGCCGGTTCCCGGCGAGCCCGTGGTGATCGCGGAACACGCGCGGGTGGCCGCGGCGAAGGCGGCGACGGTCCGCAAGGAGCGGGCGGTCGTCGGCCGTTCCCCGCGCATCCTGGAGCTCAACCGGCTGGCCGAGGAGCAGCCCGATCTGGAGCGGCTCGCGCCCTACCTCGCCGACGAGGACCCGAAGGTCCGCCGGGCGGCGATCGCCACCCTCACCGAGACGGTCCCCGAGGGTGTCGGCCCGGCGCTGGCCGCCGCGCTCGGCGACGGCCACGGCACGGTACGGCGGGCCGCAGCGGCGGGCCTGCGGGAACTCGTCGAGGTTCTCCCGCGGTCGGACGAACTGCGCGACGGTCTGGTCGAACGCGCCGGCAGCTCGGACCCGGTGGTGCGCGCCACGGTACTGGACGTCCTGCGGGCGCTCAGGCTCGGCACCCGGGAGCTTTTCACGGCGGGCGTGAACGACGCCGACCACCGGGTGCGGATCGAGGGCATCCGCGGCCTGGTCTCCCTCGACGACGCGGAGGCGGTGGCGGCGGCCGCGGTGGATCCCTCCCGGGAGGTCCGGGTGTGGGTGGCCAAAGGGCTGGGGCTCATCGGCAAGCCGTCGCCCGCGCTGGCCACGCTCGCGGCCGACCCCGACCCTCTCGTCCGGGCGGCCGCGTTGGAGGCGTCCGGAGAGACCGGGGCCCCGCTGGTCGAGCTCGCGCAGATCGCCCTTTCCGACCCGGCGTGGCAGGTCAGGGTGGGGGCGGCCCGCTGCCTGGCCGCGGCCGATCCGCGGACCGCCGTGGGCCCCGTCGCGGCCGTGCTCACAGACGACAACCTGGACGTCCGCAAAGCGGCCGCGATCACCCTGTCCCGCTGGGTGTCGTGGCCGGAGGCCGAGGCGGCGCTGCAAAGCGCGCTCGCCGACCCGGACGCCGACGTCCGGGCGTACGCGCGCAGGGCGCTGCGGTCGTCGGCCGTGGGGGAGCGGGAGGCGGGGGAGGAGGCCCGTCCCTGA
- a CDS encoding MoaD/ThiS family protein: protein MRVRLHNPKREVELTGPLSAGELCRRLGLNREAVLVIRGDELVTDDVELAEDDAIEIRPVISGG, encoded by the coding sequence ATGAGGGTGCGACTGCACAACCCCAAACGCGAGGTCGAGCTGACCGGCCCGCTGTCGGCCGGTGAGCTGTGCCGGCGACTCGGGCTCAACCGCGAGGCGGTGCTCGTCATCCGCGGTGATGAACTGGTGACGGACGACGTCGAGCTGGCAGAGGACGACGCCATAGAGATCAGGCCGGTGATCTCGGGAGGGTAG
- a CDS encoding ABC transporter ATP-binding protein, translating to MTLLTGRAGVGFTLEGVGLGYGGNAVLRNIDLEIEPGEVLVVVGASGSGKSTLLRALAGLLPPYEGRILAGGAEVRGPSPERAMVFQDDALLPWRTVLRNVELPLGIRGMDKAARRAAASEWIERVGLAGYENRLPRELSGGMRQRVQLARALVGAPRAVLMDEPFGALDAQTRAEMQRLLLDVLERTEATVVFVTHDVDEALLLGHRIVVLGRTGLRVFGDATREQIVKEL from the coding sequence GTGACGCTGCTCACCGGACGGGCCGGCGTGGGGTTCACCCTGGAGGGCGTCGGACTCGGCTACGGCGGGAACGCCGTGCTGCGGAACATCGACCTGGAGATCGAGCCGGGCGAGGTCCTGGTGGTCGTGGGCGCGTCCGGGTCGGGCAAATCCACCCTGCTGCGCGCCCTCGCCGGACTGCTGCCGCCGTACGAGGGGCGGATCCTCGCGGGCGGCGCGGAGGTGAGGGGGCCGTCACCGGAGCGGGCCATGGTCTTCCAGGACGATGCGCTGCTGCCGTGGCGCACGGTCCTGCGCAACGTGGAGCTGCCACTCGGCATCCGCGGGATGGACAAGGCCGCGCGCCGGGCGGCCGCGTCCGAGTGGATCGAACGGGTCGGGCTCGCCGGATACGAGAACCGGCTGCCGCGTGAGCTGTCCGGCGGCATGCGGCAGCGAGTACAGCTGGCCCGCGCCCTGGTGGGAGCGCCGCGCGCGGTGCTGATGGACGAGCCGTTCGGCGCGCTCGACGCGCAGACCCGCGCGGAGATGCAGCGGCTGCTGCTGGACGTGCTGGAGCGGACCGAGGCGACGGTCGTGTTCGTCACGCACGACGTGGACGAGGCGCTGCTCCTCGGACACCGGATCGTCGTGCTCGGCCGTACCGGCCTGCGCGTGTTCGGCGACGCCACCCGAGAACAGATCGTGAAGGAGCTGTAG
- a CDS encoding GntR family transcriptional regulator, protein MDERRSRADRARQIADLLRGEIMHGRFRTGRLPLESALAREYGTSRNTVRQALDLLREEGLIDRCPRVGTTVAAEKYPHGLHRLLGLAETLHEHGEVTNKVRTMGLIEPPPAVGHRLGLPPGEPVVYLERLRSLNGLPLSLDLTYLVRDVGEPLFDADLERNDVFVLLEEIAGRPLGTAELTLEAVNADAHTAAVLDVPRGAALLMVERLTHLSDGRPVDLEFIRFRGDRLTMRGHLRRDSEEEHPCP, encoded by the coding sequence GTGGACGAGCGGCGGAGCCGGGCCGACCGCGCACGGCAGATCGCCGACCTGCTGCGCGGTGAGATCATGCACGGGCGCTTCCGGACGGGCCGCCTCCCCTTGGAATCCGCGCTCGCCCGCGAGTACGGCACCTCGCGCAACACCGTGCGCCAGGCGCTGGACCTCCTGCGAGAGGAAGGGCTGATCGACCGCTGCCCGCGCGTCGGGACCACCGTGGCGGCGGAGAAGTACCCGCACGGCCTGCACCGCCTGCTCGGCCTCGCCGAGACGCTGCACGAGCACGGCGAGGTGACCAACAAGGTCCGGACGATGGGACTCATCGAACCGCCCCCCGCGGTCGGTCACCGGCTGGGCCTGCCCCCCGGCGAACCGGTGGTCTACCTCGAACGGCTGCGCAGCCTGAACGGGCTTCCGCTCTCGCTGGACCTCACCTACCTCGTCAGGGACGTGGGGGAGCCGCTGTTCGACGCCGATCTCGAACGCAACGACGTCTTCGTCCTCCTGGAGGAGATCGCCGGCCGCCCGCTCGGCACCGCCGAGCTGACGCTGGAGGCGGTGAACGCCGACGCGCACACCGCCGCCGTGCTCGACGTGCCGCGCGGCGCCGCACTGCTGATGGTCGAGCGGCTCACCCATCTCTCCGACGGGCGCCCCGTCGACCTGGAGTTCATCCGGTTCCGAGGGGACCGCCTGACCATGCGCGGTCATCTCCGTCGCGACTCGGAGGAGGAACACCCATGCCCCTGA
- a CDS encoding helix-turn-helix domain-containing protein, with product MTNRNVIAMPGSAQRPKALLRALLGKALRRIRLEQRRTLADVAGAARISLPYLSEVERGRKEASSEVLAALCDALDIELAELLTAVVRDLAAQRVPGSAAGRPAAWRATPAPAHRPDRAAAPPGRGDVVCLAA from the coding sequence ATGACGAACCGGAACGTGATCGCCATGCCGGGATCCGCGCAGCGGCCGAAGGCGCTGCTCCGAGCGCTCCTGGGTAAGGCGCTGCGCCGGATACGGCTGGAGCAGCGTCGCACCCTGGCGGATGTGGCGGGGGCCGCGCGGATCTCCCTGCCTTACCTGTCGGAGGTGGAGCGGGGGCGCAAGGAGGCCTCATCGGAGGTCCTGGCCGCCCTCTGCGACGCGCTCGACATCGAACTTGCGGAGCTGCTGACGGCCGTCGTCCGCGACCTGGCCGCCCAGCGCGTTCCCGGTTCGGCCGCAGGCCGTCCCGCCGCCTGGCGCGCGACGCCGGCGCCCGCCCACCGTCCGGACAGGGCGGCGGCCCCGCCCGGACGCGGCGATGTCGTCTGCCTGGCCGCTTGA
- a CDS encoding sulfite oxidase — protein MSASIRKPLPPEHFIVHGTSAETRWEALRGHGEITPNELFFVRNHTTTPLIDVDTWRLRLWGTGLRRVTEYGYRDLLAMPSETLTAFIECAGNGRRLFTEQQGQPVHGISWRLGAVGVARWRGVRLATLLERSGLKPEAVAVMATGLDADYIEDGVNHGRVRRPLPLAKAMDDVLVAYEMNGRPLPPDHGFPARLVVPGWVGIASIKWLGDIEVSTEPLSSPWTTRFYRTAAGEPLREVVVKSAFELEWGARLETGRTHVLHGRSWSGHGAVTRVEFSADLGATWHPVSLIGRPSAHGWARWTVSWTPTTRGEHRLLARATDASGAVQPSHTPSDGTGYQFGAVAHHPVTLV, from the coding sequence ATGAGTGCTTCCATCCGCAAACCGCTACCACCCGAGCACTTCATCGTCCACGGCACCAGCGCGGAGACACGCTGGGAGGCGCTGCGCGGGCACGGAGAAATCACCCCCAACGAGCTGTTCTTCGTGCGCAACCACACCACCACACCGCTGATAGACGTGGACACCTGGCGGCTGCGCCTGTGGGGCACCGGGCTGCGACGCGTGACGGAGTACGGCTACCGCGACCTGCTCGCCATGCCCTCGGAGACGCTGACCGCGTTCATCGAGTGCGCGGGCAACGGTCGCAGGCTCTTCACCGAGCAGCAGGGCCAGCCGGTACACGGCATCTCCTGGAGGCTGGGTGCCGTCGGTGTCGCCCGCTGGCGCGGGGTACGGCTGGCCACGCTGCTGGAACGCTCCGGCCTCAAGCCCGAAGCCGTCGCGGTGATGGCGACCGGGCTCGACGCGGACTACATCGAGGACGGTGTGAACCACGGCCGGGTGCGGCGCCCGCTGCCGCTGGCCAAGGCCATGGACGACGTGCTGGTCGCCTACGAGATGAACGGCCGGCCCCTGCCGCCCGACCACGGCTTCCCCGCGCGGCTGGTCGTACCCGGGTGGGTGGGGATCGCCTCGATCAAGTGGCTGGGCGACATCGAGGTCTCCACCGAACCCCTGTCCTCGCCGTGGACCACCCGGTTCTACCGCACGGCGGCGGGCGAGCCCTTGCGCGAGGTGGTCGTCAAGAGCGCGTTCGAGCTGGAATGGGGCGCTCGCCTGGAGACGGGACGCACCCACGTGCTCCACGGCCGCTCCTGGTCGGGGCACGGCGCGGTGACCCGCGTGGAGTTCAGCGCCGACCTGGGGGCCACCTGGCATCCGGTCTCGCTCATCGGACGCCCGTCGGCGCACGGCTGGGCCCGCTGGACGGTCTCCTGGACCCCCACCACGCGCGGGGAGCATCGGCTGCTGGCCCGCGCCACGGACGCGAGCGGCGCCGTCCAGCCGTCGCACACGCCGTCGGACGGCACCGGATACCAGTTCGGCGCCGTCGCCCACCATCCGGTCACGCTTGTCTGA
- a CDS encoding ATP-dependent Clp protease proteolytic subunit: MGQYVIPTVVEKSSRGERAYDIYSRLLSERIVFLGTEIDDGVANLVIAQMLHLQAEDPDADINFYVNSRGGSFSALTAIYDTMRYVRPDIATLCVGQASSAAAVLLAAGTPGKRSVLAHSRVVLHQPSTYEGSFDVAQGTLPDLAIQAREVARMRAEMDEILSRHTGHPVEKIRKDIDRHKTFTAREAVDYGLVDQIITTAKQTAGHRADTW, translated from the coding sequence ATGGGCCAGTACGTGATTCCGACCGTGGTGGAGAAATCCTCGCGCGGCGAGCGGGCCTACGACATCTATTCGAGGCTGCTGTCCGAGCGGATCGTTTTTCTCGGCACCGAGATCGACGACGGCGTCGCCAACCTGGTGATCGCTCAAATGCTCCACCTGCAGGCGGAGGACCCCGATGCCGACATCAATTTCTACGTCAATTCTCGCGGCGGCTCGTTCAGCGCACTGACCGCGATCTACGACACGATGCGGTACGTCCGGCCGGACATCGCGACCCTCTGCGTGGGCCAGGCGTCGTCCGCCGCGGCGGTCCTGCTCGCGGCGGGCACCCCGGGTAAACGCTCCGTCCTGGCCCATTCCAGGGTGGTGCTGCACCAGCCGTCGACCTACGAGGGGTCGTTCGACGTCGCTCAGGGCACCCTTCCCGACCTCGCCATCCAGGCCCGGGAGGTGGCCAGGATGCGAGCCGAGATGGACGAGATCCTCAGCAGGCACACCGGCCACCCGGTGGAAAAGATCAGGAAGGACATCGACCGCCACAAGACGTTCACCGCACGCGAAGCCGTCGACTACGGTCTGGTCGACCAGATCATCACCACGGCGAAGCAGACGGCCGGTCACCGCGCCGACACGTGGTGA
- a CDS encoding ABC transporter permease: protein MTSASLLDGADGGARVTEDTGRAARPARTRGSRRGWVIRAASLLAAAGLWQALTAADAQIWLRFDRLPTLDEIARRFAHQLSTPIYYLDLAQSLIRILTGFGLAAIVGITVGVVVARSRGAGHVLLPLLEAVRPIPAIALVPIAILLFPQDEQGIVFITFTAAFFPIMVSTRHAVRALPTLWEDAVRTLGGRRIHVLWNVVLPGTLPGVFGGLSVGMGVAWICVISAEMISGEFGVGYRTWHAYTIVDYPGVIVGMITIGVLGWVTSAGIELIGRRATRWLPRAEGGDR, encoded by the coding sequence ATGACGTCGGCCTCACTGCTCGACGGCGCCGACGGCGGCGCCCGGGTCACGGAGGACACCGGGCGCGCCGCCCGCCCGGCACGCACCCGAGGATCACGCCGCGGCTGGGTGATCCGAGCCGCGTCGCTCCTGGCCGCGGCCGGGCTGTGGCAGGCTCTCACGGCCGCGGACGCGCAGATCTGGCTCAGATTCGACCGGCTGCCCACCCTCGACGAGATCGCCCGGCGGTTCGCCCACCAGCTCAGCACCCCGATCTACTACCTGGACCTCGCCCAGAGCCTGATCCGCATCCTCACCGGATTCGGGCTGGCGGCGATCGTCGGGATCACCGTGGGCGTCGTGGTGGCGAGGTCCAGGGGAGCGGGGCACGTACTGCTGCCGCTCCTGGAAGCGGTCCGGCCCATCCCCGCCATCGCCCTGGTGCCGATCGCGATCCTGCTGTTCCCCCAGGACGAGCAGGGCATCGTGTTCATCACCTTCACCGCCGCGTTCTTCCCGATCATGGTCAGCACGCGGCACGCCGTACGGGCGCTGCCGACCCTGTGGGAGGACGCGGTGCGGACGCTCGGCGGCCGGCGCATCCACGTGCTGTGGAACGTCGTGCTGCCCGGAACGCTCCCCGGTGTCTTCGGCGGCCTGTCGGTCGGCATGGGAGTGGCGTGGATATGCGTCATCTCCGCCGAGATGATCTCCGGCGAGTTCGGCGTCGGTTACCGGACCTGGCACGCCTACACGATCGTCGACTACCCGGGAGTGATCGTCGGGATGATCACCATCGGCGTCCTGGGCTGGGTGACCTCCGCGGGCATCGAGCTGATCGGACGGCGGGCCACGCGATGGCTGCCCCGAGCGGAGGGAGGGGACAGGTGA
- a CDS encoding ClpP family protease, which translates to MDRPTTAAGTIDDQLIARLLRERIIVLGSEIDDRVANRICAQLLLLSAEDPHRDISLYINSPGGSVLAGLAIYDTMRLIPNDVSTLAMGQAGSMAQFLLCAGTAGKRYALPHAQILMHQGSAGLGGTAADVEIYAAQLNRIGNLMNILIAQHTGQTPEKIAHDGLRDRWFDAREALDYGMIDHIVEHVADVRPPSARPNPEV; encoded by the coding sequence ATGGACAGGCCGACCACGGCTGCGGGCACGATCGACGATCAATTGATCGCTCGGTTGCTCCGGGAACGCATCATCGTCTTGGGATCCGAAATCGACGACCGGGTCGCCAACCGGATCTGCGCTCAATTGCTGCTGCTGTCGGCGGAGGACCCGCACCGCGACATCAGCCTCTACATCAACTCCCCAGGAGGTTCGGTCCTGGCGGGGTTGGCGATCTACGACACGATGCGGTTGATCCCCAATGACGTGAGCACACTGGCGATGGGCCAGGCCGGCAGCATGGCCCAGTTCCTGCTCTGCGCGGGTACGGCGGGCAAGCGGTACGCCCTGCCGCACGCCCAGATCCTGATGCACCAGGGTTCGGCGGGCCTGGGCGGCACAGCGGCCGACGTCGAGATCTACGCCGCCCAGCTCAACCGGATCGGAAACCTGATGAACATCCTGATCGCACAGCACACGGGGCAGACACCGGAGAAGATCGCCCACGACGGGCTGCGCGACCGGTGGTTCGACGCGCGGGAGGCCCTGGACTACGGGATGATCGATCACATCGTGGAACACGTCGCCGACGTGCGGCCCCCCTCCGCGCGGCCGAACCCGGAGGTGTGA
- a CDS encoding TIGR00269 family protein, giving the protein MKCQRCDERSVIELRHCNAAYCSTCFVERCRERVQGTIRRHRMIRPGERVLVAVSGGKDSLALWDLLLDLGYEADGVYLGLGIGGYSNRSGACAREFAEGRGARLIEIDLERDVGFTIPQAAPVRRAPCSACGTSKRYLLNKVALDHGYDVLATGHNLDDEAAVLFGNVMTWNLPYLARQRPVLPERTGFVRRVKPLVRLTERETAAYCVIRRLDYIIEECPMAAGNRHLVYKELLNSLEERAPGAKATFLRGFSDRLSPLLDEIAEEERESVGVCSGCGAPTTEDLCAFCRLRDQATHPARGGRRPPSRRRSGARQWRARR; this is encoded by the coding sequence GTGAAGTGTCAGCGCTGCGACGAACGGTCGGTCATCGAGCTTCGGCACTGCAACGCCGCGTACTGCTCCACCTGTTTCGTGGAACGCTGCCGTGAGCGGGTACAGGGGACGATCCGCAGACACCGGATGATCCGGCCGGGGGAGCGGGTGCTCGTCGCCGTCTCCGGAGGCAAGGACTCCCTGGCCCTGTGGGACCTGCTGCTGGACCTCGGATACGAAGCGGACGGCGTATACCTCGGTCTCGGCATCGGCGGTTACAGCAACCGTTCCGGCGCGTGTGCCAGGGAGTTCGCGGAAGGGCGGGGTGCCAGGCTCATCGAGATCGACCTGGAGCGGGATGTCGGTTTCACCATCCCGCAGGCGGCTCCGGTACGGCGCGCGCCGTGTTCGGCCTGCGGCACGTCCAAGCGGTACCTGCTCAACAAGGTCGCGCTCGACCACGGGTACGACGTGCTCGCCACGGGACACAACCTCGATGACGAGGCGGCCGTCCTGTTCGGGAACGTGATGACCTGGAACCTGCCGTATCTCGCCCGGCAGCGTCCGGTCCTGCCGGAGAGGACCGGGTTCGTCCGCCGGGTCAAGCCGTTGGTCAGGTTGACCGAGCGGGAGACGGCGGCCTACTGCGTCATCCGGCGTCTGGACTACATCATCGAGGAGTGCCCGATGGCGGCCGGTAACCGCCATCTGGTGTACAAGGAGCTCCTCAACTCGCTGGAGGAACGGGCGCCCGGGGCGAAAGCCACCTTTCTCCGCGGTTTCTCCGATCGTCTGTCGCCCTTGCTGGACGAGATCGCGGAGGAGGAGCGCGAGTCGGTCGGCGTCTGTTCCGGATGCGGCGCACCGACGACCGAGGATCTGTGCGCGTTCTGCCGTCTTCGGGACCAGGCGACCCATCCCGCCCGTGGCGGGCGGCGACCGCCGTCACGGCGCCGGAGCGGCGCACGGCAGTGGAGAGCCAGACGATAG
- a CDS encoding 4Fe-4S dicluster domain-containing protein, whose translation MPLIQQRVEVPVTIDEALCIDGCTLCVEACPLDSLAINEETGKAYMYVDECWYCGPCAARCPVDAVTINIPYLLR comes from the coding sequence ATGCCCCTGATCCAGCAGCGGGTCGAGGTCCCGGTGACCATCGACGAGGCGCTCTGCATCGATGGCTGCACCCTGTGCGTCGAGGCGTGCCCGCTCGACTCGCTCGCGATCAACGAGGAGACCGGCAAGGCCTACATGTACGTGGACGAGTGCTGGTACTGCGGCCCGTGCGCCGCGCGCTGCCCCGTGGACGCCGTCACGATCAACATCCCCTACCTGCTGCGATGA
- a CDS encoding ABC transporter substrate-binding protein — MRKTLAAAIVLMAVAGCSVAGTAAESGTKKVVIGYQSKTINTVTAGTLLRSLGYLEKRLGDGYTVEWQDYDTGAPITAKMVAGKIDIGSMGDYPLLINASRTQASEATRTELISTTGYNMRGGLNMVVVSSSSSAKTLADLKGAKISASVGSAGHGTLVQALERSGIDPVDGVETVNQQPPVGASALESGAVQGYAQFVAWPGLLVFQDKARMVYDGSALDVPTFHGVVVRKAYAEENPEVVDAFLKAQIDATRYLHEHPLEAAQSVAEQTGLPPEVVYLYNGPGGIATFDVTLKPRLTEALEHDIPYLKRIGSDFADVDVSRFVNDSYLRAAYGSRYDADTAATDNPARITGTDPVCGVPVTDPATASELWLDGADTTQPAATPTCLLRQIAEASAPVRAAYVPDTTTDTRWFADKSVWLHDPTAEENARFLPFTTQEGADAYRKAHPEAEPVDYADAVEAARGSSR; from the coding sequence ATGCGGAAGACACTCGCCGCCGCCATCGTCCTCATGGCCGTCGCCGGGTGCTCGGTGGCGGGCACGGCCGCCGAGAGCGGCACGAAGAAAGTCGTCATCGGCTACCAGTCCAAGACCATCAACACGGTGACCGCCGGCACTCTGCTGCGTTCCCTCGGTTACCTGGAGAAGCGGCTGGGCGACGGCTACACCGTCGAATGGCAGGACTACGACACGGGCGCGCCGATCACCGCCAAGATGGTCGCCGGAAAGATCGACATCGGCTCGATGGGCGACTACCCGCTGCTGATCAACGCCTCCCGGACGCAGGCGAGCGAGGCCACCCGCACCGAACTGATCTCCACCACCGGCTACAACATGCGCGGCGGGCTCAACATGGTCGTGGTGTCGTCCTCGTCGTCGGCGAAGACCCTGGCCGACCTCAAGGGGGCGAAGATCTCCGCGAGCGTCGGCTCCGCCGGGCACGGCACCCTGGTCCAGGCGCTGGAACGCTCGGGAATCGACCCGGTCGACGGGGTCGAGACGGTCAACCAGCAGCCGCCCGTCGGGGCGTCGGCGCTGGAGTCCGGCGCCGTGCAGGGGTATGCGCAGTTCGTGGCCTGGCCCGGCCTGCTGGTCTTCCAGGACAAGGCCCGCATGGTGTACGACGGCTCCGCGCTGGACGTGCCCACCTTCCACGGCGTGGTGGTGCGGAAGGCGTACGCCGAGGAGAACCCCGAAGTCGTCGACGCCTTCCTCAAGGCGCAGATCGACGCCACCCGGTACCTGCACGAGCACCCGCTCGAAGCCGCGCAGTCCGTGGCGGAGCAGACCGGCCTGCCACCGGAGGTGGTCTACCTCTACAACGGTCCCGGCGGCATCGCCACCTTCGACGTCACGCTCAAGCCGCGCCTGACGGAGGCGCTCGAGCACGACATCCCCTACCTCAAACGGATCGGCTCGGACTTCGCCGACGTCGACGTGTCCCGGTTCGTCAACGACAGCTACCTGCGCGCGGCGTACGGCTCGCGCTACGACGCCGACACCGCCGCCACGGACAACCCCGCGCGGATCACCGGCACCGACCCCGTCTGCGGCGTGCCGGTCACCGATCCCGCCACAGCCTCCGAGCTCTGGCTCGACGGGGCCGACACGACCCAGCCCGCCGCCACCCCCACCTGCCTGCTGCGTCAGATCGCCGAGGCCTCGGCGCCCGTCCGGGCCGCCTACGTTCCCGACACCACCACGGACACGCGGTGGTTCGCGGACAAGTCCGTGTGGCTGCACGACCCCACCGCGGAGGAGAACGCGCGTTTCCTCCCCTTCACCACGCAAGAGGGCGCCGACGCCTACCGGAAAGCGCATCCGGAAGCCGAGCCCGTCGACTACGCGGACGCGGTCGAAGCCGCCCGGGGGAGCTCCCGATGA